The sequence below is a genomic window from Cicer arietinum cultivar CDC Frontier isolate Library 1 chromosome 6, Cicar.CDCFrontier_v2.0, whole genome shotgun sequence.
TAGTCTAGGGAGAACGTTCAAAGAATGGACTTTGGTTGGTGCATTGACTGCATCAGGACTTCCTGCAGCTATATATGCACTGCAAAATAGTTTGTTGCAAATTTCTTACAAAAATCTTGATTCACTCACATTCTCAATGCTGAATcagacaaaaataattttcactgcattatttacatattttatgTTGAGGTATGTTCCtgtaataacaaatattaatattctgCTCTTTCAGTCAAAGTCTATTTGTTCAAATATGTGTAATTGGAGATGTTAAACTTTATCTGTGTCAAGTAAACAGTTTCATTCATTAGCTGTtgtttcatcataaaaaagtgAAGGTACTTTGTTCTTTAGTGTTTTCTGTGATATTGGCCAGCTATGGTGTATGTGTTGTGTAGGTTGTTATCCTTGGGCTAGGGATTTTCCTGTACTCTGAGTTGAATTAGGTCAGAGATGTGCAGTTTGGTATTTTCCAACACCTTCAACTGTGAATTGTTGGGTTTTGCGTATTGTACTTGCTGTTTTTTGGCGTTCTAGATGTTGATTTCTTCTTCACTTGTTTACGTGGATTGTAGGATGATGTTACGAGCCTGGTACCTTATTATCCTGAAAATCTTCTTAATTACAAATATTGTTGAAGATCTTTCAATGTCTGCAACCTGCCTATCCCCAAGATCCATATTTCATCTCATATGACAAAATATCCTCCTTCTAATCCCTTCCTCTTATTTGCATACATTACTGCCTAATCCTCTATCTAGTACACCCAACCTAACTATTTCCAACCAGGTAGTGAACTGCATAACAACATATTGGATGGTGTTACCTAACAGGTGATTCTTGGGAGACTCTTCTAAGAAGTTTCTCTGATCTTCTTCTCTTGATGGGTTTCTGCATttcttatttgtattttgtttttgcgCTGGTTCGTTCAGCATTGCTTCTCTTCTCTTAGTTGCACTTAGGATGGTTCAACATCTTTTACTGTGCTCAGTTCTTTTCTCTTCTTGATGACGGCTTCCTATTAAAGTagggtgtttttttttcttctacttgTAACAAGTTAAAGCTTAGTGTTATAAGGCTATTAACTCGAGGGGGAGAGTTCGAGTTAAGAAATTAGGGTTAAGGTTATTAGTCTTATTGTTGGAAGGCTTGGGCTTATACTAGTACTTTACCTCATTACTAGATTAAATTGCAGTATTAGACTAGGGGTTAGTAACTTATTGCATCTATCAATCATATTCCGACTATTGTGTATCTTTCTCTGTTTTCCCTATTCTCTAGCACTAAACCTTAATTCTATTACTGTACACTTGAAGGCATCTGATCATAATTGATACAGGCAAAAACAATCAATTCAACAAATTGGAGCCTTGTTCTTGTTAATAGCTGCAGCAGTTTTACTTAGTGTTGGTGAAGGCTCTAACAAAGGTTCTACTAGTGGTAATGCTGATCAAATTTTATTCTATGGAATTGTACCTGTATTAATTGCTTCACTGCTCTCTGGACTAGCTTCTTCCCTGTGCCAATGGGCTTCTCAGGTTAAAAATAACTTACAATTTTATGTTCAAACTTAATTTTTctgaatttattaatatttatattcatCCAATTGCTTTCTTCTATTACAGGTTAAGAAACACTCATCATACCTAATGACTGTAGAAATGTCCATTGTTGGAAGTTTATGTTTGCTTGCCAGTACCTTCAAATCTCCAGATGGGGAAGCCATGAGACAGCATGGATTTTTTCATGCTTGGACTCCTCTAACTTGGGTAATGTTCatactaatatttttctttttgatataATTCTTTGGAACCCCTTAGATTGTTGTTGTGCTTATGTATGTACGGAGCCAATACAACCATGACGTTGGTctagaaaatgaaattttcaatttataatatgTACCCTCTTTGCCAAACGCATCCATGTACATGTAAAGTTGGACCAATATGTTTTGAGGATTCAATCGATATCAAATTTTTTTGGGGGGTAGCAGTTTCTGTTAATTATACCCTAATTGCATATCGATTTTTGCTAACCAAAACCAAAATGCCTTACATCTGTAGTtcaagaaattttattttttgtattcaGTTCAACGCacttcattaaattaaaatcacataCATTTGTGATTCTATTAGATGGAAAGTGTTATCAacttattaatagtattaatgAGTAAAAGACACGTTCAAAATCCATAATATGGACTTTTTAGTGCCTTGTCTAGGGTATTTTATCCATGTGTAGTGATTGGGCctttaataaatattgatgTACATCAACTTAAAAAGTTGCATATTGTTTTGAATTCATTTCAGATCCCAGTAATTTTCAATGCCCTTGGTGGAATCCTTGTTGGTTTAGTTACAAGCTATGCTGGCGGTGTTCGAAAGGTAAGTTTTACTTTGTATACTAAAATTGTTTTGAGATGTACATAGATGATTGATGAAAACGGTGATCTGATTGTAGTTGGTCCTTCTTGTTAGTTTACTGCGTTTTCAGTTTTCACACTGTATACCAAGTGGTTGATTGGAGGAAACAAACTTTATGCATTTGATGATATTGTTTACTTTTGTCTTAGGTTTTAGAGGCATAAATCTATATTCTAATATACATTATTGCTATTCATGGAGACAAATTATTATTTCACTTTTTTGGTTGAGCAGTAGAGCCAGTAACTGCACAAACTTTTGATACGTAATTGAGTTACTGGTAATTTGCCACTGTAGGATATTAAATTTTTGAGGAACTTTGCAGTTACCGGACATGATGGCAATTCTATGACatccaaaatcattttattgGGACTTCAGAGAAAAACATCTTTCATATTTTCTGATTTGTATAAATTTTACTTAGGTGGCTTTCGTTCAATGTTGTTTTGCAGGGATTTGTGATTGTCTCAGCTTTACTCGTTACAGCATTGCTACAGTTCATTTTTGAAGGAAAACCACCTTCATTGTATTGTCTTGTGGCTCTTCCGCTAGTGGTCGGTAGCATTTCAATATATCAGAAATACCCCTACCAGATTAAGAAAAAGGAATCATAAAACCATCCCGCCATAGTATGGGGAAGTTATTTGACTCGTTCCCCGCTCAagcttctttgttttatatCCATAATATATAAGCATCTTGTAAATGATAGAAGGTAGGCATTCTTTTTAATGCCTGCTCGATCTCAATAGAATTAGGATCTTATTATATAgacttttttctcttcttttctgGAACTTTTGAATGAGGCATTTATCTTGGTCTTCTATTCAATGTGTGGATAGAGGGACGAAGTTCTTGTATTTGAAATTTGTGTTGGAGAAGTAAATGGCTATAGAGGGTTGATGAAAAGGAAATTTacgtaaaaaaaatagtatgacTTTTCTTCACTGAACTAGAACATTATAgatttgagtattttttttgttcttgaataagagaattttttttaagagcCCGACTTTTACTGTTATCGGTATTGTTAATCACGACTCTTTCGTCTCCCATCCATCTCGTGAAAATAGTTAGTTTTTATCTTATGTAGAAATTGAACCTGATATCTAGAGAATAAGTACAACATTCCATTCATTCTCATTATCAGTTGAATTTCTAATCCGTAATCCATTATTATGGAAAATAGACAACAttaaaaaaggtaaaataagTAACATAACAAAAATCTACGTTGGTCTACTAAAAGTTGATCTTCTGATGGGGGTGTACCACTTAAAGATTGTGGAGGTGGTGTTGGTCCTCTGATACGTGGTGGTTTAATTCCATATCCATCACTGATTTcctataaaagtttaaatagtGGGTCAATATAAAGTTGCTTCCATGATATTGTAAGAATGCATCATTATTAAATACAAATACTAAATTTCtaatgcataaaaaaaataggttaaaaaatgcatcaacaacaaaaagaaaaataggttacaaaacttctaaaaatgaattaaaaatatatgatttatagCATATAAAACTCTGAAATCATCAATACAATTGCTTTGGGTGACGCAATGTATAGATCTGTTGATTTTTCGGgttgaaattttagaaatttatgaatttgaaggagaaaataaatagagaagAAGAAATAGTTGAcctttttaatgtaaaaaaactCCACATGATGATGTGACATCTATGTTTATATATGTCACTATATCAATTAATGTGACACATTAGCACATCTAACAAGTTTCATTGatagagaaaatattttgaCATCTAACAAGTTTCATGAtagaaaaaacattttaattgatgtgagataattttttttttatgtagcGTAAATTTGATAGATCATTTTGACACAAATAAATGATTTACTCGTTTAAGTTATTTGAACATTCAGCATACAATTTTTTCCAAATGCTTggcaattttaatattttatttgttttaaaacatGGATACATGTTCTTTTAAATGTGGACTACTCCTTCCATTCCAAATTATTAGAATTTTAGTATTTCATTTGTTTTAAGATATGCATATTTTagtaattcaaaatataattgatgTGTGTTTTCTAACTATTCCAAAAGTATATATATGCTCTTTGGATTAAAACAAAAGGagattttgtaaaataattaatactccATGTCTTACTCCACAATCTTAATTAACCATGTTGTATTTctattattatcataaataacatTCACGCACTTGTATATTCATCCTCCGTTCATTTTTCTATTTCGCTAATGtaactaaaaaatttatgttaatcACAAACCGTAAGATTTAGGCGCCTAATTGCTGCTACATTAAATCCCGCTAAGTGTTTAGACTCCCAACATTTCCTTGATTACATTGCACACCTTTCATCTGCCCAGTACCCTtcagtttaatttttttctctccaattccgacaaaaaaaaaaaatgaaaaaacctTCTAATTCTTAATAACACACATTCATTtgatccaataatttcattcaatATAATATTGGAGTCTGCCATCAACTTTCTTTACCATTTGATAATTGGAAGTATTTGTCATATATGCTAAATAGTTTGATTGATCGATGGTGATGATAATATTATGATTTTGGGTTATCAAGAAATAAACATATACTGCCTTAAACACATgagtatataatataatagtattTGTGGATTCTTTTCATGTTAATGTTTCTCGGTATTTATACCTTGCTCATTCATGTCACTCACATGTGTGTTACCGTTTTTTCTgtttttcatcattttttatgtgtttattgTATATTAGGACTTTTTTATTCCACGGCCTGCTTTTTTCTtagtatataatatttttgtctttcattttgttttgactGAATTTTTATTTCCTACTTCTCTAAGTCGATATTGGTGATTGATCATGTAAC
It includes:
- the LOC101506649 gene encoding UDP-N-acetylglucosamine transporter ROCK1, whose translation is MAPPKSKAPTQATNTRIFFFSILLALQYGAQPLISKRCISREVIVTSSVLACEAAKVIFAVYFMAKEGSLGRTFKEWTLVGALTASGLPAAIYALQNSLLQISYKNLDSLTFSMLNQTKIIFTALFTYFMLRQKQSIQQIGALFLLIAAAVLLSVGEGSNKGSTSGNADQILFYGIVPVLIASLLSGLASSLCQWASQVKKHSSYLMTVEMSIVGSLCLLASTFKSPDGEAMRQHGFFHAWTPLTWIPVIFNALGGILVGLVTSYAGGVRKGFVIVSALLVTALLQFIFEGKPPSLYCLVALPLVVGSISIYQKYPYQIKKKES